The proteins below are encoded in one region of Bacillus alveayuensis:
- a CDS encoding acyl-coenzyme A thioesterase PaaI-like protein (product_source=COG2050; cath_funfam=1.10.10.10,3.10.129.10; cog=COG2050; pfam=PF08220; superfamily=46785,54637) produces MKRNKKERQRLLKKTIAQNPFVTDEELAEKFQVSIQTIRLDRLELSIPELRERIKNVAVRNLKDEVRSLPIDEVIGDIIDLELDHSAISIFDVKKEHVFSRNQIARGHHLFAQANSLAVAVIDDELALTKTATIRFTRQVKENERVVAKAKVIKIEREKGLTFVEVKSYVGQELVFSGEFEMFRTKNYEKKEGSTNETSN; encoded by the coding sequence ATGAAGCGAAATAAAAAAGAGCGTCAACGGTTATTAAAGAAGACGATTGCACAAAATCCGTTTGTTACAGATGAAGAGTTGGCAGAGAAATTTCAAGTCAGTATTCAAACCATTCGCCTTGATCGGTTAGAGCTATCGATTCCGGAACTTCGTGAACGGATAAAAAATGTGGCGGTGCGAAATTTAAAAGATGAAGTACGTTCTTTACCAATAGATGAAGTGATTGGAGACATTATTGACCTTGAGCTTGACCATTCTGCCATTTCCATTTTTGACGTAAAAAAGGAGCACGTTTTTAGTCGAAATCAAATTGCACGCGGCCATCATTTATTCGCACAAGCTAACTCATTAGCCGTGGCTGTTATTGACGACGAACTCGCTTTGACGAAAACGGCCACGATTCGTTTTACAAGGCAAGTAAAAGAAAATGAACGTGTTGTGGCAAAAGCGAAAGTCATAAAAATTGAACGAGAAAAAGGCCTTACCTTTGTTGAAGTAAAAAGTTATGTAGGGCAAGAACTAGTCTTTTCTGGAGAATTTGAAATGTTTCGCACTAAGAATTATGAAAAAAAGGAAGGTTCAACGAATGAAACTAGCAATTGA
- a CDS encoding [acyl-carrier-protein] S-malonyltransferase (product_source=KO:K00645; cath_funfam=3.40.366.10; cog=COG0331; ko=KO:K00645; pfam=PF00698; smart=SM00827; superfamily=52151; tigrfam=TIGR00128) yields the protein MGKTAFLFPGQGSQQVGMGKDLYEQIDVSKKIMDQANETLGIDLTSIMFNGPQETLTLTYHAQPALLTVSTALLTKFKEFGIEADFVAGHSLGEYSALVAANVMSFQEAVYAVRRRGELMEEAVPAGKGAMAAILGMEKELLTEVTNQVTEEGDLVQLANLNSPSQIVISGTREGVEKASILAKEKGAKRVIPLEVSGPFHSDLMKPAAEELKHVLDGLDIQNASIPVITNVTAKPIKNGKELKEKLVEQLYSPVRWEESVQTMIDLGVTTFIEIGPGKVLSGLVKKVNRRVKTYNIFDIESMTATVAALKEEN from the coding sequence ATGGGGAAAACGGCATTTCTTTTTCCGGGCCAAGGCTCGCAGCAAGTTGGGATGGGGAAAGATTTATATGAGCAAATAGATGTAAGTAAAAAAATAATGGATCAAGCTAACGAAACGCTAGGAATCGACTTAACCTCGATCATGTTTAACGGCCCTCAAGAAACATTAACATTGACATATCATGCCCAGCCAGCCCTTTTAACCGTAAGTACGGCTCTTTTGACAAAATTTAAAGAGTTTGGCATTGAAGCTGATTTTGTTGCTGGACATAGTTTAGGAGAATACAGTGCTCTTGTTGCCGCAAATGTCATGTCCTTTCAAGAGGCGGTGTATGCTGTCAGAAGACGTGGTGAATTAATGGAAGAGGCAGTCCCTGCTGGAAAAGGTGCCATGGCAGCAATTCTTGGAATGGAAAAGGAATTATTAACAGAAGTGACGAATCAAGTAACGGAGGAAGGCGATCTTGTCCAACTGGCCAACTTAAATTCTCCTTCCCAAATCGTGATTTCTGGTACGCGGGAAGGGGTTGAAAAAGCCTCTATACTGGCGAAAGAAAAAGGGGCAAAACGGGTGATTCCGCTTGAAGTAAGCGGACCATTTCACTCGGATCTCATGAAGCCGGCCGCTGAAGAGCTTAAGCATGTATTAGATGGTCTTGACATTCAAAATGCCTCCATTCCGGTTATTACAAACGTGACAGCAAAACCGATTAAAAATGGCAAGGAATTGAAAGAAAAGCTTGTAGAACAGTTATATTCACCCGTAAGATGGGAAGAATCTGTACAAACGATGATAGATTTAGGTGTCACGACATTTATTGAAATAGGTCCTGGCAAAGTGCTTTCTGGACTAGTGAAAAAAGTTAACCGCCGCGTTAAAACTTACAATATTTTTGATATAGAATCCATGACTGCTACTGTAGCAGCTTTAAAGGAGGAAAACTAA
- a CDS encoding ATP-dependent DNA helicase RecG (product_source=KO:K03655; cath_funfam=3.40.50.300; cog=COG1200; ko=KO:K03655; pfam=PF00270,PF00271,PF17191; smart=SM00487; superfamily=50249,52540; tigrfam=TIGR00643) has product MKRRSLEYRSKMKENKLFQPVSVIKGIGEETQSLLNNIGVESVGDLLEYFPYRYEDYRLRDLADVKHEEKVTVEGKVYSEPSLTYYDRKKSRLTFRLIVGRYLINIVCFNRPYLKKKISIHLTVTVTGKWDLHRQTITVQELFFGSQQKNEIEPVYSVRGNLTVKAMRRFVQSALQEYINDVEETLPENLRKKYKLLTKQDALKGIHFPKNHDHLKQARRRFVYEEFLLFQLKMQALRKFTREHSKGIKHKKHEELLQKFISDLPFPLTGAQKRVVQEILSDLYSPYRMNRLLQGDVGSGKTVVAAIVMYAAVLSGYQAALMVPTEILAEQHADSLSSLFAKLPVEVALLTSSIKGKKRTQLLQRLEKGEVHIIVGTHALIQDDVHFHQLGLVITDEQHRFGVEQRRVLREKGEYPDVLFMTATPIPRTLAITTFGEMDVSVIDEMPVGRKKVETYWVKPNHLERILEFIEKEVRKGRQAYVICPLIEESDQLDVQNAIDVHSMLTHYYKGRFQIGLMHGRLSSDEKEEVMRAFTENKVQVLVSTTVVEVGVNVPNATVMVIYDAERFGLSQLHQLRGRVGRGNEQSYCILLADPKSETGKERMKIMTETNDGFVLSEKDLELRGPGDFFGKKQSGMPEFKIADVVHDYRALEVARSDAAILVNSPSFWKNDEYKPLREYLRNTGILNGDKLD; this is encoded by the coding sequence TTGAAGCGAAGATCTTTGGAATACCGCTCGAAAATGAAAGAAAATAAGTTGTTCCAACCAGTTTCTGTCATAAAAGGAATCGGTGAAGAAACTCAAAGTTTACTAAATAATATTGGAGTTGAATCTGTCGGCGATTTACTTGAATATTTTCCTTATCGCTATGAAGATTATCGCCTAAGAGATTTAGCGGATGTCAAGCATGAAGAAAAAGTGACGGTGGAAGGGAAGGTTTATTCAGAACCTTCTCTTACCTATTACGACCGCAAAAAATCAAGATTAACCTTTAGGCTTATAGTAGGACGTTACTTAATTAACATTGTTTGTTTTAATCGACCTTATTTAAAAAAGAAGATTTCCATTCATTTAACGGTTACCGTAACGGGAAAATGGGACCTGCATCGTCAAACGATTACAGTACAAGAATTATTTTTCGGTTCACAGCAAAAAAATGAAATCGAGCCCGTTTATTCCGTACGAGGAAATCTTACCGTAAAAGCAATGAGGCGATTTGTTCAATCGGCTTTACAAGAATACATAAATGATGTTGAGGAAACTCTTCCAGAAAATTTGCGTAAGAAATATAAGCTATTAACGAAACAAGATGCATTAAAAGGCATTCATTTTCCGAAAAATCATGATCATTTAAAGCAAGCAAGAAGAAGATTTGTATATGAAGAGTTCTTGTTATTTCAATTAAAAATGCAGGCTCTTCGAAAATTTACTCGTGAACACTCAAAAGGAATCAAGCATAAAAAACATGAAGAGTTATTGCAAAAATTTATAAGTGACTTACCGTTTCCATTAACAGGAGCACAAAAGCGAGTCGTGCAAGAAATATTGTCAGATTTATATTCGCCATACAGAATGAATCGACTATTGCAAGGGGATGTTGGGTCAGGGAAAACAGTCGTTGCCGCCATTGTCATGTATGCAGCTGTCTTATCTGGCTATCAAGCAGCATTAATGGTTCCTACGGAAATTTTAGCTGAGCAACACGCTGACTCCTTATCTAGCTTATTTGCTAAATTGCCCGTTGAAGTTGCTCTATTAACGAGCTCTATAAAAGGAAAAAAACGAACACAATTATTACAACGATTAGAAAAAGGAGAAGTTCACATCATTGTTGGGACACACGCACTCATCCAAGATGATGTCCATTTTCATCAGCTCGGTTTAGTCATTACGGATGAACAACACCGATTCGGTGTCGAACAGCGCAGGGTTTTAAGAGAGAAAGGGGAATATCCTGATGTATTATTTATGACGGCAACCCCAATTCCAAGAACATTAGCGATTACGACATTTGGTGAAATGGATGTTTCAGTCATTGATGAAATGCCTGTAGGTCGAAAAAAAGTCGAAACGTATTGGGTTAAACCAAATCATCTTGAACGGATTTTGGAATTTATCGAAAAAGAAGTTCGAAAAGGAAGACAAGCCTATGTCATTTGTCCGTTAATCGAAGAATCGGATCAGTTGGATGTTCAAAATGCTATCGACGTTCATAGTATGTTAACTCACTATTATAAAGGCAGATTCCAAATCGGTTTAATGCACGGGAGACTATCCTCGGATGAAAAAGAAGAGGTGATGAGGGCATTTACGGAAAATAAAGTTCAAGTTCTCGTTTCCACAACCGTTGTTGAAGTAGGAGTCAATGTCCCGAATGCAACGGTAATGGTCATTTATGATGCCGAAAGATTTGGCCTTAGCCAGCTCCATCAGTTGCGTGGACGCGTTGGCCGTGGAAATGAGCAGTCATATTGTATTTTACTTGCTGATCCTAAATCGGAAACTGGAAAAGAACGAATGAAAATTATGACGGAAACAAACGATGGGTTTGTTTTATCGGAAAAGGATTTAGAGCTTCGCGGACCAGGAGACTTCTTCGGAAAAAAACAAAGCGGAATGCCTGAATTCAAAATTGCCGACGTAGTTCATGATTATCGTGCATTAGAGGTAGCAAGAAGTGATGCCGCCATACTTGTGAACTCTCCTTCCTTTTGGAAAAATGATGAATATAAACCTCTTCGTGAGTATTTACGAAATACTGGTATATTAAATGGTGACAAGCTAGATTAA
- a CDS encoding glycerol-3-phosphate acyltransferase PlsX (product_source=KO:K03621; cath_funfam=3.40.718.10; cog=COG0416; ko=KO:K03621; pfam=PF02504; superfamily=53659; tigrfam=TIGR00182) yields MKLAIDAMGGDHAPYAIVKGVLNALDFFQDIEIELIGNEQEIIPLLNGENRKNLSILHTEEKIDATDEPVRAVRRKKNASMVLMANQVKEKKADACISAGNTGALMAAGLFIVGRIDGIERPALAPTLPTMDGKGFIMLDVGANAEAKPNHLYQYALMGSIYSQRVRHIQNPKVGLLNVGTEEKKGNELTKQAFHLLSQSSLNFIGNVEARDLLEGVCDVVVTDGFTGNVALKSIEGTALSVFSMLKKTLTSSFSSKLAAALLKPKLIELKKQMDYSEYGGACLFGLKAPVIKAHGSSDEHAVFNAIRQAREMVLNQVSLTICEAILNDVDR; encoded by the coding sequence ATGAAACTAGCAATTGACGCCATGGGAGGAGATCATGCTCCATATGCCATCGTAAAAGGAGTACTAAATGCATTGGATTTCTTCCAAGATATAGAAATTGAATTAATAGGGAATGAACAAGAAATCATTCCTTTGTTAAATGGAGAAAATCGTAAAAATCTCTCGATTTTACATACGGAAGAAAAAATTGATGCAACGGATGAACCTGTTCGTGCTGTTCGCCGCAAAAAGAATGCTTCAATGGTTTTAATGGCCAATCAAGTGAAAGAGAAAAAGGCAGATGCGTGTATTTCTGCTGGGAATACAGGTGCTTTAATGGCAGCAGGACTTTTCATCGTCGGACGAATTGATGGAATTGAACGACCTGCATTAGCGCCAACATTACCGACAATGGATGGAAAAGGCTTTATCATGCTTGATGTTGGCGCAAATGCTGAGGCAAAACCGAACCATCTTTATCAATACGCTCTGATGGGCTCCATTTATTCTCAAAGGGTTAGACATATTCAAAACCCGAAAGTCGGTTTGCTAAATGTCGGCACAGAAGAAAAAAAAGGAAATGAATTAACAAAACAAGCTTTTCATTTACTTTCTCAGTCCTCATTAAACTTTATTGGGAATGTTGAAGCGAGGGATTTATTAGAAGGGGTTTGTGATGTAGTGGTCACAGATGGCTTTACTGGAAATGTTGCCTTAAAGTCAATTGAAGGAACAGCGCTGTCTGTCTTTTCGATGTTAAAAAAGACGTTAACAAGTTCCTTTTCTTCTAAGCTTGCCGCTGCCTTATTAAAGCCAAAACTCATAGAGCTAAAGAAGCAGATGGACTATTCCGAATATGGCGGAGCCTGTTTATTTGGATTAAAGGCACCTGTGATTAAGGCGCATGGCTCTTCTGACGAACATGCGGTGTTTAATGCCATTCGCCAGGCAAGAGAAATGGTATTAAATCAAGTATCACTTACCATTTGCGAAGCTATTTTGAATGATGTCGATCGATGA